In the Acidobacteriota bacterium genome, one interval contains:
- the gvpA gene encoding gas vesicle structural protein GvpA — MAVERAAGGTSLIDVLDRVLDKGIVIDAWVRVSLVGIDLITVEARVVVASIDTYLKYSEAVSLVAPVSRPAGELPAQQDVLAENAALRAELAAARGGRAPARRRRRRIAQG; from the coding sequence ATGGCTGTTGAAAGAGCCGCAGGCGGAACAAGTCTGATCGACGTTCTCGATCGCGTTCTCGATAAGGGCATCGTGATCGATGCCTGGGTGCGCGTATCGCTCGTCGGCATCGATCTGATTACCGTCGAGGCCCGCGTCGTCGTGGCATCCATCGATACGTACTTGAAGTACTCGGAGGCGGTCAGCCTCGTGGCGCCCGTGTCGCGTCCCGCCGGCGAATTGCCGGCGCAGCAGGACGTCCTGGCCGAGAACGCCGCGTTGCGTGCGGAACTGGCCGCCGCGCGCGGCGGGCGCGCGCCCGCACGTCGGCGGCGACGGCGCATCGCGCAAGGCTGA
- a CDS encoding HEAT repeat domain-containing protein: MSRKYLPAFLATIWVPTVALAFAADSERLSRAKDLIADEQWRRAIVELRAAYDDPNEPARDEAAFWLAHSLHQTGDTAAALQAIEQLERRFPRSRWAFPARSLKIEIAHRLNRNDVLWEYATAPPPPPAAPAPHAVPAPPPPPAPPARGPRPRRQWVKADEIDDLEIVAEVDLRIQALGSLIRVEPTRAVPILKDVALRTTDVDQARRALFVLMQSDRPDARSAVADVARIGPEPVTLAAVKVLGLARSPEAAQLLADLYSSGSSPVKTQVIRALGATRQPQSLVRIARSEGEWSLRESAVAALGQAGARTQLAMLYRQHPELKLPIIIALFTAAGEDELIAIAESERDAKLRDEALARLKLFGTPRARALVEAARARK; the protein is encoded by the coding sequence ATGTCCAGGAAATACCTGCCGGCGTTCTTGGCCACCATATGGGTGCCCACGGTGGCGCTCGCCTTCGCGGCGGACTCCGAACGGCTGTCCCGCGCGAAAGATTTGATCGCCGACGAGCAGTGGCGGCGGGCCATCGTCGAGCTTCGCGCGGCGTACGACGATCCGAACGAGCCGGCTCGTGACGAAGCCGCGTTCTGGCTCGCGCACAGCCTTCATCAGACCGGCGACACCGCGGCGGCCCTGCAGGCGATCGAACAGCTCGAGCGCCGGTTCCCGCGGAGCCGTTGGGCGTTTCCCGCGCGGTCGTTGAAGATCGAGATCGCACATCGGCTGAACCGCAACGACGTCCTGTGGGAGTACGCGACGGCACCTCCGCCGCCACCGGCCGCTCCGGCCCCGCACGCGGTGCCGGCACCACCCCCGCCGCCCGCGCCTCCCGCGCGTGGCCCTCGCCCCCGGCGACAGTGGGTGAAGGCTGACGAGATCGACGACCTGGAAATCGTCGCCGAGGTGGATCTGCGCATCCAGGCGCTTGGCAGCCTCATCCGCGTCGAGCCGACGCGCGCCGTGCCGATCCTCAAGGACGTGGCCCTCAGGACGACAGACGTGGACCAGGCGCGCCGCGCGCTGTTCGTGCTGATGCAGTCCGACCGCCCGGATGCGCGTTCGGCCGTGGCGGACGTCGCCAGGATCGGCCCCGAGCCGGTGACGCTTGCCGCCGTGAAAGTCCTTGGGCTCGCGCGATCCCCTGAGGCCGCGCAGCTGTTGGCCGACCTGTACTCGTCGGGTTCCTCCCCGGTAAAAACGCAGGTCATCCGCGCGCTCGGCGCCACGCGCCAGCCGCAGAGCCTCGTGCGGATCGCGCGCTCGGAAGGGGAATGGTCGCTGCGCGAGAGCGCCGTCGCCGCGCTCGGCCAGGCGGGAGCGCGAACGCAGCTCGCGATGCTGTACCGGCAGCACCCCGAGCTGAAACTGCCGATCATCATCGCGTTGTTCACGGCCGCCGGGGAGGACGAGCTGATCGCGATCGCCGAGAGCGAGCGGGATGCGAAGTTGAGGGACGAAGCGCTCGCGCGGCTGAAGCTGTTCGGCACGCCACGCGCGAGAGCGCTCGTCGAGGCCGCGCGCGCACGAAAGTAG
- a CDS encoding Rieske (2Fe-2S) protein, translating into MTRTDPAHGRRLVLRAFVNTALGVLAAGLASVVGRFALVPRASARQQWFRGASLGDLDPDTPFPAVLAVARDDGWSRARVNETVFVVWDGLTGIRAMSATCTHLGCRVRWDNGAQRFKCPCHGGEYDAHGNVTAGPPPRPLLALAARITDEGDVEVRL; encoded by the coding sequence ATGACCCGTACCGACCCGGCACACGGCAGGCGTCTCGTGCTTCGAGCGTTCGTCAACACGGCCCTTGGCGTGCTCGCCGCCGGCCTCGCCTCGGTCGTCGGGCGTTTCGCGCTCGTGCCCAGGGCGTCGGCACGCCAGCAGTGGTTCCGCGGCGCGTCGCTTGGCGACCTCGATCCCGACACGCCATTTCCTGCCGTCCTGGCGGTCGCGCGAGACGACGGGTGGTCGCGCGCCCGCGTGAACGAGACTGTCTTTGTCGTGTGGGATGGGTTGACTGGCATCAGGGCGATGTCTGCCACCTGCACGCACCTGGGTTGCCGCGTGCGCTGGGACAACGGCGCGCAGCGGTTCAAGTGTCCCTGTCACGGTGGCGAGTACGACGCGCACGGAAACGTCACCGCCGGTCCTCCGCCGCGCCCCCTGCTGGCCCTGGCGGCGCGCATCACGGATGAGGGAGACGTCGAGGTCCGGCTGTGA
- a CDS encoding cytochrome b N-terminal domain-containing protein, translating into MKALGEWLHARTGYRTGLSRLLDEPLPPGIGWWFTLGSVLLFLLALQGITGVALALYYAPTPDHAYQSVQFIMREVPLGSFVRGLHFFGASAIVIAAVLHMLRVIAFGSYKAPREATWLTGVALLLIVLAFSLTGYLLPWDQRAYWATVVTVNITKLIPLAGDTMAALAGAPGGHVGALTLSRWFAIHVIVLPAAIVAFVVAHIFLMRRHGISGPVRPPVPSGAGAHAAGQPFYPYQAARDVVVMVIVAAVLGALAGHGMPDLERMADPADATYVPRPEWYFLGLFQLLKYMPGRLEIFGALILPGLVVGLLALLPWLDRSPNRDPRKRPIVLGGVVAALLSLVSLTVAGWSDRPPRRPAGEWTVREVAGAALAESKGCARCHGDGRLADQLGQIAVTRPLPWLQNHFADPEVIAPGIRPLPPSNEREGAALIAYVERGGVPPSWPAEAREASVLFARHCIGCHTIDGDGGTEGPDLSRAGRKHDGQWLRDWIARPAAMKSDAEMPAFDDKLSSGELEHIARFLAARR; encoded by the coding sequence ATGAAGGCGCTCGGCGAATGGCTGCACGCACGCACCGGCTATCGGACTGGCCTGTCGCGTCTGCTCGACGAGCCGCTTCCGCCCGGGATCGGCTGGTGGTTCACGCTGGGCAGCGTGCTGTTGTTCCTTCTGGCGCTCCAGGGCATCACCGGCGTCGCGCTCGCGCTGTACTACGCGCCGACGCCGGACCATGCCTATCAGAGCGTGCAGTTCATCATGCGCGAGGTCCCGCTGGGGTCCTTCGTTCGCGGGCTGCATTTCTTCGGCGCCAGTGCCATCGTGATTGCCGCGGTCTTGCACATGCTGCGGGTCATCGCCTTCGGATCGTACAAAGCTCCGCGCGAAGCCACGTGGCTCACGGGCGTTGCGCTTCTGCTCATCGTGCTCGCATTCTCGTTGACCGGTTACCTGCTGCCATGGGACCAGCGCGCGTACTGGGCAACGGTGGTCACCGTGAATATCACGAAGCTGATCCCGCTTGCGGGCGATACGATGGCCGCCCTCGCCGGCGCGCCCGGAGGCCACGTGGGCGCGCTCACGCTTTCACGCTGGTTCGCGATCCACGTGATCGTGCTCCCCGCGGCGATCGTCGCCTTCGTGGTCGCGCACATCTTCCTGATGCGGCGTCACGGGATCTCCGGCCCCGTCCGGCCGCCCGTGCCATCGGGTGCCGGGGCTCATGCCGCCGGCCAGCCGTTCTATCCGTACCAGGCCGCTCGTGACGTTGTCGTCATGGTCATCGTGGCGGCCGTGCTCGGCGCGCTCGCCGGGCACGGCATGCCGGATCTCGAGCGGATGGCCGATCCGGCTGATGCCACCTACGTGCCGCGCCCGGAGTGGTATTTCCTCGGGCTGTTCCAGCTGCTGAAGTACATGCCGGGGCGCCTCGAGATTTTCGGCGCGCTCATTCTGCCGGGGCTGGTCGTCGGATTGCTCGCGCTGTTGCCCTGGCTGGATCGAAGTCCGAACCGGGATCCCCGGAAGAGGCCGATCGTGCTCGGAGGGGTCGTCGCCGCGCTGCTTTCGCTCGTGTCGTTGACCGTCGCCGGCTGGAGCGACCGTCCCCCGCGACGACCGGCGGGGGAATGGACCGTCCGGGAAGTGGCCGGCGCCGCCCTGGCAGAGAGCAAGGGATGTGCGCGCTGTCACGGAGACGGCCGGCTGGCGGATCAGCTCGGTCAGATTGCGGTGACGCGCCCCCTTCCCTGGCTGCAGAACCACTTCGCCGATCCAGAGGTCATCGCGCCAGGGATCCGGCCGCTTCCTCCCTCGAACGAGCGCGAAGGGGCCGCGCTCATCGCGTATGTCGAGCGCGGTGGCGTTCCGCCATCCTGGCCGGCGGAGGCCCGCGAGGCGTCCGTGCTGTTCGCGCGCCACTGCATCGGGTGCCACACCATCGACGGCGACGGGGGTACCGAGGGGCCCGACCTGTCGCGCGCGGGACGCAAGCACGACGGGCAGTGGCTGCGCGACTGGATCGCTCGTCCCGCCGCGATGAAGTCGGATGCGGAGATGCCCGCCTTCGACGACAAGCTCTCCTCAGGCGAACTGGAGCACATCGCCCGGTTCCTGGCCGCGCGCCGGTAG
- the typA gene encoding translational GTPase TypA has product MTPRSPQIANPLRRNVAIVAHVDHGKTTLVDAMLHQSGVFRANERVAERAMDSNELERERGITILAKNTAVHYRDPETDEGLLINIVDTPGHADFGGEVERTLSMVDGVLLLVDASEGPLPQTRFVLRKALERRLAPIVVINKIDRPDARPQEVLNEVYDLFIDLDATEDQLDFPVLYTSARAGTASVALDTPGTDLRPLFDAVLRSVPAPHGDPSAPLQMLVANLDSSDYLGRIAIGRIFNGTVTIGDAITVCKLEGAQQQTRVTKLFAFEGLKRVDIESAAAGDIVCLAGIEDITIGETVADPEHATPIPTTAIDEPTVSMIFGVNTSPLAGREGQFVTSRNLKDRLDRELLGNVSIRVEPTDTPEQMKVLGRGELQLSILIEMMRREGYELQVSRPEIVTRDIGGTRVEPVEELVIDVADEFQGVVIAQVGTRRGVMTKMINHGSGRVRLEFRIPARGLIGFRSQFLTETRGTGIMNHIFSGWEPWHGAIPARPTGALVADRAGVATAYALSNLQERGEIFIDPATQVYEGMLVGENSRTNDLDVNVTKEKKQTNMRASTADEAIRLIPPRKLGLEQAIEFINDDELVEVTPKSIRLRKKILQANMRPRKTD; this is encoded by the coding sequence ATGACCCCTCGAAGCCCGCAGATCGCCAATCCGCTGCGCCGGAACGTCGCCATCGTGGCCCACGTGGACCATGGCAAGACGACGCTGGTGGACGCGATGCTGCACCAGAGCGGGGTCTTCCGCGCCAACGAGCGCGTGGCCGAGCGCGCGATGGACAGCAACGAGCTCGAACGCGAGCGGGGCATCACCATCCTGGCGAAGAACACGGCGGTGCACTACCGCGATCCCGAGACGGACGAGGGTCTCCTCATCAACATCGTGGACACGCCGGGGCACGCGGATTTTGGCGGCGAGGTGGAGCGCACGCTGTCGATGGTGGACGGCGTGCTGCTGCTGGTCGATGCCTCCGAGGGGCCGCTGCCGCAAACGCGGTTCGTGCTCCGCAAGGCGCTCGAGCGCCGCCTGGCGCCGATCGTCGTCATCAACAAGATCGATCGGCCTGACGCCCGGCCGCAGGAAGTGCTGAACGAGGTGTACGACCTCTTCATCGATCTCGACGCCACCGAGGATCAGCTCGATTTTCCGGTGCTGTACACGAGCGCGCGCGCGGGAACCGCCTCGGTTGCGCTCGACACGCCGGGGACGGACCTCCGCCCGTTATTTGACGCCGTTCTCCGGAGCGTGCCGGCGCCACACGGCGATCCGTCCGCGCCGCTCCAGATGCTCGTGGCCAACCTCGACTCCAGCGACTATCTCGGGCGGATCGCGATCGGCCGCATCTTCAACGGCACGGTGACGATCGGCGACGCGATCACCGTCTGCAAGCTCGAGGGAGCGCAGCAGCAGACGCGTGTCACCAAGCTGTTCGCGTTCGAGGGGCTGAAGCGCGTCGACATCGAATCGGCCGCCGCCGGCGACATTGTCTGCCTGGCTGGGATTGAAGACATCACGATCGGCGAAACCGTGGCGGACCCCGAGCACGCGACGCCCATCCCGACAACGGCCATCGACGAGCCGACCGTTTCGATGATCTTCGGCGTGAACACCTCGCCGCTCGCCGGCCGCGAGGGGCAGTTCGTCACGTCGCGCAACCTGAAGGACCGGCTCGATCGCGAACTGCTCGGCAACGTGTCGATTCGCGTGGAGCCGACCGACACGCCGGAACAGATGAAGGTGCTCGGGCGCGGCGAGCTGCAGCTGTCAATCCTGATCGAGATGATGCGGCGCGAGGGGTACGAGCTCCAGGTGTCGCGGCCGGAGATCGTCACCCGCGACATCGGCGGCACGCGCGTCGAGCCGGTCGAGGAGCTGGTGATCGACGTGGCCGACGAGTTCCAGGGCGTCGTCATCGCGCAGGTCGGGACGCGCCGCGGCGTCATGACCAAGATGATCAATCACGGCAGCGGCCGCGTGCGGCTCGAATTCCGCATTCCGGCGCGCGGCCTGATCGGCTTCCGCTCGCAGTTCCTCACGGAAACCAGAGGCACCGGGATCATGAACCACATCTTCTCGGGCTGGGAGCCGTGGCACGGCGCGATCCCGGCGCGTCCCACCGGAGCGCTGGTCGCGGACCGCGCGGGAGTGGCCACCGCGTACGCGCTCTCGAACCTGCAGGAGCGCGGCGAGATCTTCATCGATCCCGCGACGCAGGTCTATGAAGGCATGCTCGTTGGCGAGAACTCGCGCACGAACGATCTGGACGTGAACGTCACGAAGGAAAAGAAGCAGACGAACATGCGCGCGTCGACGGCCGACGAAGCCATCCGGCTCATCCCGCCGCGCAAGCTCGGCCTCGAGCAGGCGATCGAGTTCATCAACGACGATGAGCTGGTCGAGGTGACGCCGAAGAGTATTCGCCTGCGGAAGAAGATCCTGCAGGCGAACATGAGGCCTCGGAAGACCGACTAG
- a CDS encoding gas vesicle protein — MPSDLPVHSRSTGLVDVLDRVLDKGLVIAGDIKVSLAEVELLTIRIRLLVCSLDKAQEIGLDWWRYDRSLSPGSGDTAAERALREHVRVLEAKVDALSAAAGVRAAGARPIDRAPAARRRK, encoded by the coding sequence ATGCCGTCGGATTTGCCCGTTCATTCGCGTTCCACAGGGCTGGTCGACGTCCTCGACCGTGTCCTCGACAAAGGGCTGGTCATCGCCGGCGACATCAAGGTGTCGCTGGCCGAAGTCGAGCTGCTCACCATCCGGATCCGTCTGCTGGTGTGTTCTCTCGACAAGGCACAGGAAATTGGACTCGATTGGTGGCGGTACGACCGCTCTCTGTCGCCGGGATCGGGCGACACGGCAGCGGAACGAGCGCTGCGGGAGCACGTCCGCGTCCTCGAGGCGAAAGTTGACGCGCTCTCGGCAGCGGCCGGCGTGCGGGCAGCAGGGGCCAGACCCATCGATCGCGCTCCCGCGGCGCGGCGCCGCAAGTAA
- a CDS encoding zf-HC2 domain-containing protein produces MTICPRAAGETPTLYFYGELDPAARNDFERHLATCAACAAAVGELEQVRAALDDRASVTRTDAEWADFMRRLGAATCDVRRATVRRATVPRADVSTSHVARRTWHVTWHVMTWFALAATLLVGVALGLVWQPRSLPPRQATVNGTAGDAALEAAAARHFERAKIVLLGLVMKDTERASAADWEYERALAASLLPETRLFRLSAADRGDARLARLLGDLETVLLQASMASDADPPELQRLQRIIRGRDLIVRMGFREL; encoded by the coding sequence ATGACGATCTGCCCGCGCGCCGCTGGCGAGACGCCCACGCTGTATTTCTACGGCGAGCTCGATCCCGCCGCCCGCAACGATTTCGAGCGACACCTCGCCACGTGCGCGGCGTGCGCGGCCGCGGTCGGCGAATTGGAACAGGTGCGCGCGGCGCTCGATGATCGCGCATCTGTCACGCGCACGGATGCCGAGTGGGCCGACTTCATGCGGCGCCTCGGCGCCGCCACGTGCGACGTGCGACGTGCCACGGTGCGACGTGCCACGGTGCCACGTGCGGACGTCAGCACGTCGCACGTGGCACGTCGCACGTGGCACGTGACGTGGCACGTGATGACGTGGTTCGCTCTGGCTGCCACCTTGCTCGTCGGCGTCGCGCTCGGGTTGGTCTGGCAGCCGCGAAGCCTGCCGCCGCGCCAGGCGACCGTGAACGGGACGGCAGGCGACGCGGCGCTCGAGGCGGCGGCGGCGCGGCACTTCGAGCGCGCGAAGATCGTCCTGCTCGGCTTGGTCATGAAAGACACGGAGCGCGCGAGCGCCGCAGACTGGGAGTACGAGCGCGCGCTGGCGGCATCGCTGCTGCCCGAGACGCGCCTGTTCCGCCTGTCGGCCGCCGATCGCGGCGACGCGCGGCTCGCGCGGCTCCTCGGCGATCTCGAGACCGTGCTGCTGCAGGCGTCAATGGCGTCCGACGCCGACCCGCCGGAACTGCAGCGCCTCCAGCGCATCATCCGCGGGCGCGACCTCATCGTCCGCATGGGCTTCAGGGAGTTATAG
- a CDS encoding sigma-70 family RNA polymerase sigma factor: protein MDDAQLITRAAAGDSAAFMTLVERHRGLVYRVAFQYAGNHFDADDIAQDVFLKVHRSLASFRHDAQFASWLYRIAMNACIDHGRRRTPVTSLDAAREDERPYDPVAADPGPEQHVYAGEVRRAVEAAVDKLPPQQRVIFAMRHFEGLKLTDIADALGVAEGTVKRQLHSAVHRLRHALRGVRGVRAGRTHEAAAHRPGVANS from the coding sequence ATGGATGACGCTCAGCTCATCACGCGAGCCGCGGCTGGGGACAGTGCCGCCTTCATGACCCTGGTGGAGCGTCACCGGGGGCTGGTGTATCGGGTGGCGTTCCAGTATGCCGGCAACCACTTCGACGCGGACGACATTGCGCAGGACGTGTTCCTCAAGGTGCACCGGTCCCTCGCCTCGTTCCGGCACGACGCGCAATTCGCGTCCTGGCTTTATCGGATCGCGATGAACGCGTGCATCGATCACGGCCGGCGGCGGACCCCGGTGACGTCGCTTGACGCCGCGCGGGAAGACGAACGACCGTACGACCCGGTTGCCGCGGACCCCGGACCGGAGCAGCACGTGTACGCCGGCGAGGTCCGGCGCGCCGTCGAGGCGGCAGTGGACAAGCTGCCGCCGCAGCAGCGGGTGATCTTCGCCATGCGCCATTTCGAAGGATTGAAGCTCACCGACATCGCTGACGCGCTCGGCGTCGCGGAGGGGACCGTGAAGCGGCAGCTCCACTCCGCGGTGCACCGCCTGCGCCACGCGCTGCGCGGCGTGCGCGGCGTGCGCGCCGGGCGGACGCACGAGGCGGCCGCGCACCGGCCCGGAGTGGCGAACTCATGA